The Trichomycterus rosablanca isolate fTriRos1 chromosome 22, fTriRos1.hap1, whole genome shotgun sequence genome has a window encoding:
- the timp2b gene encoding metalloproteinase inhibitor 2b, producing the protein MTKPSSLCAPFLLFVVWRAAKLAEACSCSPVHPQQAHCNADVVFRARVVGQQEVVTGNDVYGNPIKRIRYDVKQIKMFKGPDREIDAIFTGPSSAVCGVNLNSNDKKEYLITGKLESDGTLHVTLCDFIDSWESLTPAQRKGFESRYDMGCMCRVARCPSVPCSVSDPVECLWTDWIMETTRQGPQARHYTCIKRNDDSCAWYRGATNPKKEFLDIEDP; encoded by the exons ATGACCAAGCCGAGTAGTCTGTGCGCTCCGTTCCTGTTGTTTGTGGTGTGGCGGGCGGCGAAGTTGGCGGAAGCCTGCAGCTGCTCTCCTGTTCATCCTCAACAAGCTCACTGCAACGCTGATGTCG ttttcaGAGCCAGAGTGGTTGGACAGCAAGAAGTGGTCACGGGTAATGATGTCTACGGCAATCCAATCAAGAGGATCCGGTATGATGTTAAACAAATCAAG ATGTTCAAAGGGCCTGACCGTGAGATTGATGCCATCTTTACCGGACCTTCGTCTGCTGTGTGTGGTGTAAACCTTAACAGTAATGACAAAAAGGAATACCTGATCACAG GTAAACTGGAGTCTGATGGCACATTGCACGTGACTCTATGCGACTTCATCGATTCGTGGGAGTCTTTGACTCCTGCTCAGAGGAAAGGCTTCGAGTCTCGTTACGACATGGGCTGTATGTGCAGG GTTGCGCGCTGCCCCTCTGTACCCTGTTCAGTCAGTGATCCAGTCGAGTGTCTATGGACTGACTGGATAATGGAGACCACCAGGCAGGGACCTCAAGCTAGACACTACACCTGCATCAAGAGAAACGACGACTCCTGTGCTTGGTACAGAGGTGCTACTAACCCAAAGAAAGAATTCCTGGACATTGAAGATCCATAA